Proteins encoded by one window of Pristiophorus japonicus isolate sPriJap1 chromosome 17, sPriJap1.hap1, whole genome shotgun sequence:
- the LOC139228188 gene encoding potassium voltage-gated channel subfamily A member 2-like, whose protein sequence is MTVAQGDNVDELAALPVQPQDLYETEPSHECCERVVINISGLRFETQLKTLAQFPDTLLGDPKKRMGYFDPLRNEYFFDRNRTSFDAILYYYQSGGRLRRPVNVPLDIFSEEIRFYELGEEAMEMFREDEGFIKEEERPLPENEFQRQIWLLFEYPESSGPARVIAIVSVMVILISIVSFCLETLPVFRDDKDNAAGGKPQYYNGTTHYHSPNFTDPFFIVETLCIIWFSFEFLVRLFASPSKPIFFRNMMNIIDIVAITPYFITLGTELAEQQQQAGNGQQQGQQAMSLAILRVIRLVRVFRIFKLSRHSKGLQILGQTLKASMRELGLLIFFLFIGVILFSSAVYFAEADEAASYFDSIPDAFWWAVVSMTTVGYGDMYPITIGGKMVGSLCAIAGVLTIALPVPVIVSNFNYFYHRETENEEQAQYLHVRSSPAIPSTADLKKSSSTSSLSKSEYTETQEEVGNAGEPPDHNLHTDNCTLSNPNYVNITKMWSEV, encoded by the coding sequence ATGACCGTTGCCCAGGGAGACAATGTTGACGAATTGGCCGCTCTCCCTGTCCAACCTCAGGACTTGTACGAGACAGAGCCAAGTCACGAGTGCTGTGAGCGGGTGGTGATCAATATCTCAGGGCTTCGCTTTGAGACCCAGCTCAAGACCTTGGCCCAGTTCCCCGACACCCTGCTGGGGGACCCCAAGAAGAGAATGGGCTACTTTGATCCCCTGAGGAATGAATATTTCTTCGACAGGAACCGGACCAGTTTTGATGCCATCCTGTATTACTACCAGTCAGGAGGGAGGCTGCGCAGACCCGTCAACGTGCCCCTGGATATTTTCTCAGAGGAGATACGCTTCTATGAGCTGGGGGAGGAGGCCATGGAGATGTTCAGAGAGGACGAGGGTTTTATCAAGGAGGAGGAGCGGCCTTTACCTGAGAACGAGTTCCAGCGGCAGATTTGGCTGCTCTTTGAGTACCCTGAGAGCTCGGGCCCAGCGCGGGTTATCGCCATCGTGTCTGTCATGGTGATCCTCATCTCCATCGTCAGCTTCTGCCTTGAGACTCTGCCTGTCTTTAGAGATGACAAAGACAATGCGGCTGGAGGGAAACCTCAGTATTACAATGGCACGACTCACTATCACTCCCCCAACTTCACCGACCCTTTCTTCATCGTCGAGACCCTGTGCATCATCTGGTTCTCCTTCGAATTCCTTGTCAGGTTGTTTGCGTCTCCCAGCAAACCCATCTTCTTCAGGAACATGATGAACATCATTGATATTGTGGCCATAACCCCCTACTTCATCACACTGGGCACCGAGCTGGCGGAACAGCAACAGCAGGCGGGCAATGGGCAGCAGCAAGGGCAACAGGCAATGTCTCTGGCCATCCTGAGGGTCATCCGGCTGGTCAGGGTCTTCAGGATCTTCAAGCTCTCCAGACACTCCAAGGGGCTACAGATCCTTGGGCAGACCCTGAAGGCCAGCATGAGGGAGCTGGGgctcctcatcttcttcctcttcaTCGGGGTCATCCTCTTCTCCAGTGCCGTCTACTTTGCTGAGGCCGATGAGGCCGCCTCGTACTTTGACAGCATTCCCGATGCCTTCTGGTGGGCAGTAGTGTCCATGACAACAGTGGGATATGGAGACATGTACCCCATCACCATAGGGGGCAAGATGGTGGGCTCCCTGTGCGCTATCGCGGGGGTCCTGACCATCGCACTCCCCGTGCCCGTTATCGTTTCCAACTTTAACTATTTCTACCACCGGGAGAcggagaatgaggaacaggcccaaTACCTGCATGTGAGGAGCAGTCCGGCCATCCCATCCACTGCTGACCTGAAGAAGAGCAGCAGCACCTCCAGCCTCAGCAAATCGGAGTACACGGAGACCCAGGAGGAGGTGGGCAATGCTGGCGAGCCCCCCGATCACAATCTTCACACTGACAATTGCACTTTATCAAACCCCAACTACGTGAACATCACCAAGATGTGGAGTGAAGTGTGA